From Draconibacterium halophilum, one genomic window encodes:
- the pdxA gene encoding 4-hydroxythreonine-4-phosphate dehydrogenase PdxA produces the protein MTKQNTIRIGITHGDINGIGYEVILKTLSDPRILEMCTPIVYGSPKVAAYHRKALNINDVSFNHIRNTKELLHKKANIINCVDENVRVELGKSTNEAGISSFDALDRATSDLQKGHIDALITAPINKDNIQSEEFNFPGHTEFLAQKFETKDYAMLMVSESLKIGVVTTHIPISKVSESLNKDTILSKIRIIAKSLQQDFAITKPRIAVFGLNPHAGDNGLIGTEDKEIILPAVIQAKKEGIMALGPYPADGFFGSEDYRKFDAILAMYHDQGLIPFKLASFERGVNYTAGLPAIRTSPAHGTAYAIAGEGKASPESFRQALYLAIDIHKNRSIYSEISKNPLKRYDINPNQVDESVDIEASDEEEDTL, from the coding sequence ATGACTAAACAAAATACAATACGAATTGGAATCACGCACGGAGATATTAACGGAATTGGCTATGAAGTAATTTTAAAAACACTTTCCGATCCGCGTATACTCGAAATGTGCACCCCTATTGTTTATGGCTCACCCAAAGTAGCAGCCTATCATCGAAAAGCATTAAACATAAACGACGTTAGTTTTAATCATATTCGCAACACAAAAGAATTATTACACAAAAAAGCAAACATTATTAACTGTGTTGACGAGAATGTTCGCGTAGAGCTGGGCAAGTCAACCAACGAAGCCGGAATTTCATCTTTTGATGCATTAGACCGCGCTACAAGCGATCTGCAAAAAGGGCACATCGATGCATTGATTACTGCACCGATCAACAAAGACAATATTCAAAGCGAAGAATTTAACTTCCCGGGACACACCGAGTTTCTGGCGCAAAAATTCGAAACAAAAGACTACGCGATGTTGATGGTAAGCGAATCGCTGAAAATTGGTGTGGTAACAACCCATATTCCAATTTCTAAAGTGTCGGAAAGTTTGAATAAAGATACCATCCTTTCTAAAATCAGGATCATTGCCAAATCGCTGCAGCAAGATTTTGCCATTACCAAACCGCGAATTGCAGTTTTTGGTTTGAATCCACATGCCGGCGATAATGGGTTGATCGGAACTGAAGACAAAGAAATAATTCTTCCGGCCGTTATTCAGGCTAAAAAAGAAGGCATTATGGCATTGGGTCCCTACCCTGCCGATGGTTTCTTTGGATCAGAAGACTACCGAAAATTTGATGCGATACTGGCCATGTATCACGACCAGGGATTAATACCTTTTAAACTGGCTTCGTTCGAGCGCGGAGTAAACTACACTGCAGGACTACCTGCAATACGTACGTCGCCGGCCCATGGCACAGCCTATGCAATTGCCGGAGAAGGAAAAGCATCTCCTGAATCATTCCGCCAGGCTTTGTACCTTGCTATCGATATTCATAAAAACCGAAGTATTTACAGCGAGATCAGCAAAAACCCGCTGAAAAGATATGACATTAACCCCAATCAGGTTGATGAAAGTGTTGATATTGAAGCTTCGGATGAGGAAGAAGATACATTATAA
- the sov gene encoding T9SS outer membrane translocon Sov/SprA encodes MTLSRSLPKIFFILIVFFALSVPFKGEAQELPEIDTTGTLPYPFEDQPAFGYPTQDSSKLYLSKPNNIKYEIEYDPITGQYVFYEKVGSLNYRLPQSMSLDDYLEYDFDKSIQDYWRSRTQQESIDARGGLLPKLTIGSEAFNRIFGGNTINIQPQGYVEVSFGYQVNKTENPSIPERLRKVPTFDFDEKIQMNVTGQIGTKMNMRVNYNTEATFDYENKMNLEYTGDEDEILKRIEAGNVSLPLNGSLITGASNLFGVKAEMQFGKLTVTTLFSQHRGESKTVETEGGAQVATFDISAANYDANRHFFLAQYFRDNYNEWLKSTAVPRSPITINKVEVWVTNKSNDFDDSRNILAFQDLAEHDPHIYNNIPQFQANNGLPFPQSVFPGNQANGLYNEMRTTYSDVRQVQNISSVMAQFGRDFVGGTDFEKIEQARKLNESEYTINQQLGYISLNSALNTDEVLAVAFNFTYNGQTFQVGEFSTDGIDAPKTLFMKLLKGTNLSPGKPTWNLMMKNIYNLNAYQLTSDDFELNVVYQNDSTGTYINYLPASRIEGHILLEVMRLDMLNSQLDPTKDGVFDYVNGITVNSNTGRIIFPVVEPFGSHLADSIQDPSYIEQFTFQTLYDSTQVKAEQDAEHNKYRLTGSYKGSSSSDIALGALNLTQGSVKVTAGGQVLTENVDYTVDYTLGRVKIINQALLEAGTPIQVSTESEDLFTMQRKTLMGTHANYAFSDNFNIGATALWMNERPLTEKVDYGDDPISNLMYGLDARYNTEAPFITKALDALPFYSTNAASSIDVEAEFAQLVPGSSKSIDGAVYVDDFEATKTAIDMRTRSSWMLASTPQFQNNMFPEANLSNSLEYGINRAKIAWYNIDPLFLRNNSLTPDYIKNNRELQSNHLVREVFEQEIFPEREFTTGEPTNIAVLDLAYYPTERGPYNYDTGNSNFSAGVNADGSLRDPESRWGGIMREIQTSDFENANIEYIEFWMMDPFVNDTTGEKSGGDLYFNLGEISEDLLKDSRKSFENGLPTTSELNNVDTTIWGRVSTQQSLVNAFDNTTDSRQYQDVGFDGLNDDDESTHFQQYLQELQLKVNDDVYQQALNDPSSDNFHYYRGSDYDQQELGILERYKQYNNPEGNSPTSEMSPESYPTSATTLPDIEDINDDNTLNEYERYFQYRVSLRKEDMELGNNYISDVRRARVELKNGEIGEVDWYQFKIPVNDPDAVIGDINDLNSIRFMRLFMHGFEDPTVLRFATLDLVRADWRRYTGDILQDGAIPSPNAQFDISAVSIEENSSREPVNYVLPPGVSRVIDPANPQLRQLNEQSIEMKVTELEQGDARAAYKSLYMDFRRYKTLKMEVHAEEIDEFPLEDDELYFFIRMGSDYNYNYYEYEVPLTLTPEGNYNGDIESDRYMVWPDQNRINIPLELFTNLKLQRNDAMRMEGASVSIQDVFEGSHDGWNDGKNRVKVKGSPNLGNVEVFMMGVRNKRGQLNTGPKSVIVWANELRLTDFDDEGGWAANARVSTRLADLGSVVVAGRKRTAGFGGIDQNINSRMIDDLNEIDVAASIDWGRFFPEKAGVRIPMYYGYSNSTATPKYDPVNPDIELKESLNHARNNSEKDSIKNMSQDVIERKSINFTNVKVEPQRQKEKTHLWDPENFAVTYSYNETSKRNITTEYNVNRTHRFMFSYNYSNRPKLIQPFSNVQFLQKGPLKLIGDFNFYPLPTQISYRTDLFRKYHERQSRNITNPNLILPTTFDKDFLWNRYLDIRYDVTRSLKVDFSSRGTSRIDEPDGRINKNDDDYEWKRDSILNNLWNMGRPTIYNHSFNATYRLPIRSIRALNFMSGTVRYSGTYEWAAGALTDDDINIGNIITNSRNLTLTGNANFQTLFNKVPYFKEVDQKFRRTGRGRGSLNSRSTRGRTNQQAEPLQRKQEETFSSSAKFTADQGQNFAHKLNTKKVKVLVTDVDGKTVPGKTNIVDVNTIEFIPSVDVQQAMITVTGKRGDQSFLKDMLDVTTRMVIGLRTFSVNYSKNGGTVLPGFLPEPTLFGTGKFSGDTEWGTQTLDPQLAPGLPFLFGWQDRDFAIKAAQNGWLTIDSTLNQPFQIMENERINLRALWEPLPDLRIDLTANRSMSKNITEFYNYDTNSGSFVANSYSESGNFSMSTLTLGTAFFKIGKEEVTSSDAFENMKEYRRVIAHRLADQRGTSAGYVPGTPNENYPGYPDGYGPNSVEVLVPAFLAAYQNKKPEDVSLGLFPSLKYIRPNWSIRYEGMVSRIPGLNNIMRSLNFQHTYRSTYNVGSYATNLNHIAGEDGYSMVRDLADNFVPAYDFNTVSIVEAFNPLINIDIMWLNDLTTRGEVKRMRNLNLSLSNNQLTEILSNEYILGLGYRFTRMDLIIKTKNSQQAYSNDLNIRADISYRKTKTLLRQLDDANDQITAGQGNFTLKTYADYRLSDKFEMRVYYDRIINDPFTSLSYRTTNANFGVSFRFTLSN; translated from the coding sequence ATGACACTTAGCCGAAGTTTACCTAAAATATTCTTCATTTTAATTGTATTTTTTGCCCTTTCAGTTCCTTTTAAAGGAGAGGCTCAGGAATTGCCTGAAATAGATACAACGGGCACATTGCCCTACCCTTTCGAGGACCAACCTGCCTTTGGATATCCTACCCAGGATTCCTCAAAATTATACCTAAGCAAACCCAACAATATTAAATACGAAATTGAGTACGACCCCATAACAGGCCAGTACGTTTTTTACGAAAAAGTGGGATCGCTGAATTATCGTCTGCCACAAAGTATGTCGCTCGACGATTATTTGGAGTACGATTTCGATAAATCAATACAGGACTACTGGCGATCGAGAACACAACAGGAATCGATTGACGCACGCGGAGGGCTGCTCCCCAAACTTACAATCGGCAGCGAGGCATTTAACCGTATTTTTGGAGGCAATACCATCAATATTCAGCCTCAGGGTTATGTTGAAGTAAGCTTTGGTTACCAGGTAAACAAGACCGAAAACCCATCTATTCCTGAACGTTTACGAAAAGTTCCCACCTTCGATTTCGACGAGAAGATTCAGATGAACGTTACCGGCCAGATCGGTACAAAAATGAATATGCGGGTAAACTACAACACCGAGGCTACTTTTGATTACGAAAACAAAATGAACCTCGAATACACCGGCGACGAAGACGAGATTCTGAAACGTATTGAAGCCGGTAATGTGTCGTTACCTTTAAATGGTTCGTTAATAACCGGCGCCTCAAACCTGTTTGGGGTAAAAGCCGAAATGCAATTCGGGAAACTTACGGTAACCACACTGTTCTCGCAACACCGTGGCGAATCAAAAACGGTAGAAACTGAAGGTGGTGCACAGGTGGCAACATTCGATATTTCGGCTGCCAACTACGATGCCAACCGTCACTTTTTCCTGGCGCAATATTTCCGCGATAATTATAATGAGTGGTTAAAAAGTACAGCTGTTCCGCGTTCTCCCATCACCATTAACAAAGTGGAAGTTTGGGTAACCAACAAATCGAATGACTTTGATGACTCGAGGAATATACTTGCCTTTCAGGATCTGGCAGAACACGATCCACACATTTACAACAATATTCCGCAGTTTCAGGCAAATAATGGGCTGCCTTTCCCTCAGAGTGTATTCCCCGGCAACCAGGCTAATGGCCTTTACAACGAAATGAGGACAACCTACAGCGATGTGCGTCAGGTTCAGAATATTTCAAGTGTAATGGCTCAATTCGGTCGGGACTTTGTTGGCGGTACTGATTTTGAAAAAATTGAGCAGGCACGAAAACTAAACGAATCAGAATATACCATAAATCAGCAACTGGGTTATATCTCCCTAAACAGTGCATTGAACACTGATGAAGTGCTGGCAGTAGCCTTTAACTTTACATACAACGGTCAAACATTTCAGGTAGGAGAATTCTCAACCGATGGTATTGATGCACCGAAAACGCTCTTTATGAAGCTGTTGAAAGGCACCAACTTGTCGCCGGGAAAACCAACCTGGAACCTGATGATGAAAAACATTTATAACCTGAATGCTTATCAGCTGACCAGCGACGATTTTGAATTGAATGTGGTATACCAGAACGATTCAACAGGAACTTACATCAACTACCTGCCCGCATCGCGAATTGAAGGACATATTCTTCTGGAGGTAATGCGGCTGGACATGCTTAACTCGCAACTCGACCCAACAAAAGACGGGGTGTTCGACTACGTTAATGGCATTACGGTGAATTCCAATACCGGGCGTATTATTTTCCCTGTTGTTGAACCTTTTGGTAGTCACCTGGCCGATTCAATACAAGACCCGTCGTATATTGAACAATTCACATTCCAAACGCTATACGATTCTACACAGGTAAAAGCAGAACAAGATGCTGAACACAATAAGTACAGGCTTACCGGAAGTTACAAAGGTTCTTCAAGTTCCGATATCGCACTGGGAGCTTTAAACCTTACACAAGGTTCGGTAAAAGTTACTGCCGGCGGACAGGTACTTACCGAGAATGTTGATTACACCGTAGACTACACACTGGGTAGGGTTAAAATTATAAATCAGGCACTGCTCGAAGCCGGAACTCCAATTCAGGTTTCTACCGAAAGCGAAGACCTGTTTACCATGCAGCGAAAAACCTTAATGGGAACGCATGCCAACTATGCTTTCTCCGATAATTTTAACATAGGGGCAACCGCCTTGTGGATGAACGAGCGCCCGCTAACAGAAAAAGTGGATTATGGCGATGACCCTATTTCGAACCTGATGTATGGACTTGATGCCCGCTACAACACCGAAGCGCCTTTTATTACCAAAGCACTGGATGCCTTACCGTTTTATTCGACCAATGCGGCATCGTCAATCGATGTGGAAGCAGAATTTGCACAACTGGTACCGGGAAGTTCAAAATCGATTGACGGAGCAGTTTATGTTGATGATTTTGAAGCGACCAAAACAGCTATCGATATGCGTACCCGCTCGTCGTGGATGCTGGCCAGTACGCCACAGTTCCAGAATAACATGTTTCCGGAAGCCAACCTGAGTAATTCGCTCGAATATGGTATAAACCGTGCAAAGATTGCGTGGTACAATATTGATCCTTTGTTCCTGAGAAATAACTCTCTAACACCCGACTATATTAAAAATAACAGAGAATTACAATCGAACCACCTTGTACGTGAGGTGTTTGAGCAAGAGATATTCCCTGAACGTGAATTTACCACGGGTGAACCAACAAATATTGCGGTGCTTGATTTGGCCTATTACCCAACTGAACGGGGCCCGTATAACTACGATACCGGCAACTCCAATTTCTCGGCCGGGGTAAATGCCGATGGTTCGCTGCGCGATCCAGAGTCACGATGGGGTGGTATTATGCGTGAAATTCAAACCAGCGATTTTGAGAATGCCAATATCGAGTACATTGAATTCTGGATGATGGATCCGTTTGTTAACGACACCACGGGCGAAAAATCTGGTGGAGATCTTTATTTCAACCTTGGGGAAATCTCGGAAGATCTATTGAAAGATTCGAGAAAATCTTTTGAAAACGGACTGCCAACCACTTCCGAATTAAACAATGTTGACACTACTATTTGGGGCCGTGTTTCAACACAGCAGTCGTTGGTAAATGCTTTTGATAACACTACCGATTCGCGCCAATACCAGGATGTAGGTTTTGACGGATTGAATGATGATGACGAGTCTACACATTTCCAGCAATACCTGCAGGAACTTCAGCTAAAAGTAAACGACGACGTTTACCAGCAGGCACTAAACGACCCTTCGTCGGATAACTTCCACTATTACCGCGGTTCAGATTACGACCAGCAGGAATTAGGTATTCTGGAACGCTACAAACAATACAACAATCCGGAAGGAAACTCGCCAACTTCGGAAATGTCGCCCGAAAGCTATCCAACTTCGGCAACTACATTGCCCGATATTGAAGACATTAACGATGATAATACCCTTAACGAATACGAGCGCTATTTCCAATACCGTGTAAGCCTCCGCAAAGAGGACATGGAGCTGGGAAATAACTACATATCGGATGTTAGACGCGCACGCGTTGAGCTTAAAAATGGCGAGATTGGCGAAGTTGACTGGTACCAGTTTAAGATTCCGGTAAATGATCCGGATGCGGTTATTGGAGATATCAACGACCTGAATTCTATTCGTTTTATGCGACTGTTTATGCATGGTTTTGAAGATCCCACAGTTTTGCGTTTTGCCACCCTCGACCTTGTTCGGGCTGATTGGCGCCGCTACACCGGCGATATTCTGCAGGATGGTGCAATTCCTTCACCCAATGCTCAGTTTGATATTTCGGCGGTTAGTATTGAAGAAAATTCAAGTCGCGAACCCGTGAACTACGTTTTACCTCCGGGAGTATCTAGGGTAATCGACCCCGCCAACCCGCAGCTGCGGCAGTTGAACGAGCAGTCGATTGAAATGAAAGTAACAGAACTGGAACAGGGTGATGCACGTGCAGCATACAAATCGTTGTACATGGATTTCAGAAGGTACAAAACCCTGAAAATGGAAGTGCACGCTGAAGAAATTGATGAATTCCCACTGGAAGATGACGAACTGTATTTCTTTATTCGTATGGGATCGGACTACAACTACAACTATTACGAATATGAGGTACCATTAACACTAACCCCTGAGGGGAATTATAATGGCGATATTGAAAGTGATCGCTATATGGTTTGGCCCGATCAAAACCGGATTAATATTCCGCTTGAGCTGTTTACCAATCTTAAACTGCAACGTAACGATGCCATGCGAATGGAAGGTGCTAGCGTTTCGATACAAGATGTTTTTGAAGGTTCGCACGATGGATGGAACGACGGTAAAAATCGGGTAAAAGTGAAAGGTAGCCCGAATCTGGGTAATGTTGAAGTGTTTATGATGGGTGTACGCAACAAACGAGGACAGTTAAACACCGGACCAAAATCGGTAATTGTTTGGGCCAACGAATTACGCTTAACGGATTTCGACGACGAAGGTGGCTGGGCGGCTAATGCAAGGGTTTCAACACGTTTAGCCGATCTGGGTAGCGTGGTGGTTGCCGGACGTAAACGCACCGCCGGCTTTGGTGGTATCGACCAAAATATTAACAGTAGAATGATAGACGACCTGAACGAGATTGATGTTGCGGCATCGATTGACTGGGGACGGTTTTTCCCGGAAAAAGCAGGTGTTCGTATTCCTATGTATTACGGTTATTCAAACAGTACGGCAACGCCAAAATACGATCCGGTAAATCCGGATATTGAGTTAAAAGAATCGCTGAATCATGCACGAAATAACAGCGAGAAAGACTCCATAAAAAATATGTCGCAGGATGTAATTGAACGTAAGAGTATCAACTTTACCAATGTAAAAGTTGAGCCGCAGCGCCAGAAAGAAAAGACACATCTGTGGGATCCGGAGAACTTCGCGGTTACCTATTCATACAACGAAACATCAAAACGAAACATTACTACAGAATACAATGTGAATAGAACACATCGGTTTATGTTCTCGTACAACTATAGTAACCGACCAAAACTGATTCAGCCTTTCAGCAATGTACAGTTTCTGCAAAAAGGCCCGCTAAAATTGATTGGCGACTTTAATTTCTATCCGTTGCCAACACAAATTTCGTATCGTACCGATCTTTTCCGTAAATACCACGAAAGACAATCAAGAAATATTACCAATCCAAATTTGATTCTGCCAACGACTTTCGATAAAGATTTCCTCTGGAACCGTTACCTCGACATTCGGTACGACGTTACCCGTTCGCTGAAAGTTGATTTCTCTTCGCGAGGAACTTCACGAATCGATGAACCCGACGGCCGAATAAATAAAAACGACGACGATTACGAATGGAAGCGCGACTCAATTCTAAACAACCTTTGGAATATGGGAAGACCAACAATTTACAATCATAGCTTTAATGCCACTTACCGCTTACCTATCCGCAGTATTCGCGCATTAAATTTTATGAGTGGAACCGTTCGTTATTCAGGAACTTACGAGTGGGCTGCCGGAGCATTAACCGACGACGATATTAATATTGGTAACATTATTACCAACTCGCGCAACCTTACGCTAACCGGTAATGCCAATTTCCAAACCCTGTTTAATAAGGTGCCCTATTTTAAGGAAGTCGATCAGAAATTCAGGCGAACAGGGCGTGGACGTGGTAGCCTCAACAGCAGAAGTACAAGAGGAAGAACCAACCAGCAAGCTGAACCGCTGCAACGAAAACAGGAAGAAACATTTAGCAGCAGTGCCAAATTCACAGCCGATCAGGGGCAAAATTTTGCGCATAAACTAAATACTAAAAAAGTTAAAGTGCTGGTTACTGATGTGGATGGAAAAACTGTTCCGGGAAAAACAAATATTGTTGATGTCAACACCATTGAGTTTATACCATCGGTTGATGTACAACAGGCAATGATTACTGTTACCGGGAAACGAGGCGATCAGTCATTCCTTAAGGACATGCTTGATGTGACCACACGAATGGTAATCGGATTGCGTACTTTCTCTGTAAATTACAGCAAAAATGGTGGTACTGTACTCCCGGGCTTCCTTCCGGAACCAACATTGTTCGGAACAGGAAAATTCAGTGGAGATACGGAATGGGGAACACAAACTCTGGATCCGCAACTGGCTCCGGGATTACCATTTCTCTTTGGCTGGCAAGACCGCGATTTTGCTATAAAAGCAGCTCAAAACGGCTGGTTAACGATTGACTCGACTCTTAACCAACCATTCCAGATTATGGAAAACGAGCGAATCAATTTACGTGCGCTGTGGGAACCTCTCCCCGACTTGCGAATTGATTTAACCGCTAACCGTTCGATGTCGAAAAATATTACTGAGTTTTACAATTATGATACGAACTCCGGTAGTTTTGTTGCCAACAGTTATTCCGAAAGCGGAAACTTCAGCATGTCGACACTAACTCTGGGAACTGCCTTTTTCAAAATTGGGAAAGAGGAGGTCACCAGCTCTGATGCGTTCGAAAACATGAAAGAATACCGTAGGGTTATTGCTCACCGTTTGGCCGATCAGCGTGGAACCAGCGCCGGTTATGTTCCAGGTACCCCTAACGAAAATTATCCTGGCTATCCTGATGGTTACGGGCCAAATTCGGTAGAAGTCCTTGTTCCCGCATTCCTTGCTGCTTATCAGAATAAAAAACCGGAAGATGTTTCGCTGGGATTATTCCCTTCCTTAAAATATATCCGCCCCAACTGGAGTATTCGTTACGAAGGTATGGTATCACGTATTCCGGGCTTGAACAATATAATGCGTTCGCTGAATTTCCAACATACCTACCGTTCAACTTATAATGTTGGCTCGTATGCCACTAACCTCAACCATATTGCAGGAGAAGATGGCTACTCTATGGTGCGCGACCTGGCCGACAACTTTGTTCCGGCTTACGATTTTAATACAGTAAGTATAGTTGAAGCTTTCAACCCTTTAATCAACATTGATATCATGTGGTTGAACGACCTGACCACTCGTGGAGAGGTTAAACGTATGCGAAACCTAAACTTATCGTTATCGAACAATCAGCTCACAGAGATATTGAGTAACGAATATATTTTAGGTTTGGGCTACCGTTTTACACGCATGGATTTGATTATTAAAACAAAGAATTCGCAACAGGCTTATTCCAACGATTTAAATATTCGTGCTGATATTTCCTATCGTAAAACAAAAACACTTTTACGCCAGTTAGACGACGCAAACGATCAGATTACAGCAGGCCAAGGTAATTTTACTTTAAAAACTTATGCCGATTATCGTTTAAGCGATAAATTTGAAATGCGTGTATATTATGACCGGATTATCAATGATCCGTTTACTTCGCTGTCGTACCGTACAACCAATGCAAATTTTGGGGTTAGTTTCCGTTTCACCTTGTCGAACTAA
- a CDS encoding superoxide dismutase [Ni], protein MKKITQLLSAAFIFGIITLSSYQAKAHCEIPCGIYGDSVRIALLYEHIETIEKSMNQINELSKSDSPDYNQLVRWVMNKEEHAKEMQEIVSQYFLHQRVKIASSADEAAYRKYVKQLELLHHISVFAMKSKQSTDLSIIDTLREKLHLFEHAYFGDDH, encoded by the coding sequence ATGAAAAAAATTACACAACTTTTATCCGCTGCCTTTATTTTTGGCATAATTACACTTTCAAGTTATCAGGCTAAAGCACATTGCGAAATTCCGTGTGGAATTTATGGCGACTCGGTACGCATTGCCCTGTTATACGAACACATTGAAACCATTGAGAAATCGATGAATCAGATCAACGAATTATCGAAATCAGACAGCCCCGATTACAATCAATTGGTTCGCTGGGTGATGAACAAAGAAGAGCATGCCAAAGAAATGCAGGAAATTGTAAGCCAGTATTTTTTGCACCAGCGGGTTAAAATTGCCTCATCGGCCGACGAGGCAGCTTATAGAAAATATGTAAAACAACTGGAACTGTTACATCACATTTCGGTATTTGCCATGAAAAGCAAACAAAGCACCGATTTAAGTATTATTGATACACTTCGCGAAAAGCTTCATCTTTTCGAGCATGCCTATTTTGGCGACGACCATTAA
- the ruvA gene encoding Holliday junction branch migration protein RuvA — MYEFIKGNITEISATNVIVETSGVGYFVHISLNSYSALNGKKEVKVFLHQVVREDAHTLYGFATTTERELFRNLISVNGVGANTAIMMLSSLDPDELKAAVTTENVAVLKAVKGIGAKTAQRIIIDLKDKLGKIPDSGQILTVADNTIRNESLSALVMLGFVKKDAEKTVSKILQEQPGASVESVIKQALKRL, encoded by the coding sequence ATGTACGAATTCATTAAGGGTAACATTACCGAAATAAGTGCTACTAATGTTATTGTAGAAACTTCTGGCGTTGGTTACTTCGTTCATATTTCATTAAACTCTTACAGTGCCCTCAACGGTAAAAAAGAAGTTAAAGTTTTTTTGCACCAGGTAGTCCGCGAAGATGCCCATACACTTTATGGTTTTGCTACTACCACTGAACGCGAATTATTTCGCAACCTCATTTCGGTGAACGGGGTGGGTGCCAACACGGCAATTATGATGCTTTCGTCGCTTGATCCTGATGAATTAAAAGCTGCTGTAACAACCGAAAATGTAGCTGTTCTTAAAGCAGTAAAAGGTATTGGTGCAAAAACGGCACAGCGTATCATAATCGACCTAAAAGATAAACTCGGAAAAATACCGGATTCGGGGCAAATTTTAACTGTTGCAGACAATACTATCAGGAATGAATCGTTATCTGCATTAGTCATGCTTGGTTTTGTGAAGAAAGATGCAGAGAAGACAGTATCGAAGATACTTCAAGAACAACCTGGAGCAAGCGTTGAGAGCGTAATAAAACAAGCATTAAAAAGGTTATAA
- a CDS encoding leucyl aminopeptidase family protein, with translation MIPKISIASTIAENNSLACLSTNLKEVSSQLTETETTFLKKKFEKEDACTISRYPHLLFFGKIKTDKEHYQQAEMARVAGTKLYDELKSSGETSVQLTNFCSINLLPAFLEGLLLNTYTFDKYKKEKETFLLENILIVDEKINTEKINEIVNTTKATFVARDLVNEPLSFLTASQLSKEIEKLSNEAGFTLEVFNKKKIEILKMGGLLAVNKGSIDPPTFNILEWKPENAINKKPIVFVGKGVVYDTGGLSLKPTPNSMDYMKSDMGGAATIVAAIYAAALNKLPLHIVGLVPATDNRPDGNAYVPGDIIKMFDGTTVEIKNTDAEGRLILADALSYAKKYKPQLVIDCATLTGSADIITGPHAAVVMGNTAKNVERLKQSGLNTYERLIEVPLWEEYAVPLKSPIADLNNLGTREGQTTIAGKFLEHFTDYNWIHVDMAGTAFRKEKDAYRPAGGTGYGTRLLYNFLKSHIQ, from the coding sequence ATGATCCCAAAAATATCCATTGCCTCCACAATAGCAGAAAACAATTCATTGGCCTGTTTATCCACCAATTTAAAAGAAGTTTCGAGCCAACTCACAGAAACAGAAACAACTTTCCTGAAAAAGAAATTTGAAAAAGAAGATGCCTGTACGATTAGCCGTTATCCACATTTGCTCTTTTTTGGCAAAATAAAAACCGACAAAGAACACTACCAACAGGCTGAAATGGCAAGGGTGGCCGGTACAAAACTTTACGATGAATTAAAATCGTCAGGTGAAACTTCCGTTCAACTGACAAATTTCTGTAGTATAAATTTGTTGCCAGCATTTCTCGAAGGGTTGCTGCTTAACACTTATACTTTCGACAAATACAAAAAAGAGAAAGAGACATTTTTGCTTGAGAATATTTTAATCGTTGACGAAAAAATCAATACTGAAAAAATCAACGAAATTGTAAATACTACAAAAGCAACTTTTGTAGCCCGCGACCTAGTTAACGAGCCACTCTCATTTCTCACAGCAAGTCAGTTATCAAAAGAAATTGAAAAGCTGAGTAACGAAGCCGGTTTCACTCTTGAAGTCTTTAACAAGAAAAAAATTGAAATCCTGAAAATGGGAGGTCTGCTTGCGGTGAACAAAGGAAGTATCGATCCGCCTACTTTTAACATCCTCGAGTGGAAACCAGAAAATGCAATTAATAAAAAACCAATTGTTTTTGTGGGAAAGGGTGTTGTATACGACACAGGCGGGCTGAGTTTAAAACCCACTCCAAATTCCATGGATTACATGAAATCAGACATGGGCGGAGCTGCCACAATTGTAGCAGCAATTTATGCGGCCGCATTAAATAAACTTCCGCTTCATATTGTTGGGTTGGTTCCTGCCACCGATAATCGACCAGACGGGAATGCCTACGTGCCCGGCGATATCATAAAAATGTTCGACGGAACAACCGTTGAGATAAAAAATACCGATGCCGAAGGTCGGTTAATTCTTGCCGACGCATTAAGCTATGCAAAAAAATACAAGCCACAACTGGTAATTGATTGTGCCACATTAACCGGCTCGGCCGATATTATTACCGGACCACACGCAGCGGTGGTAATGGGTAATACTGCCAAAAACGTGGAGCGATTAAAACAATCGGGATTAAACACCTACGAACGGCTGATAGAAGTTCCATTGTGGGAGGAATATGCAGTACCATTAAAATCTCCAATTGCCGACCTGAACAACCTTGGCACCCGCGAAGGGCAAACAACAATAGCCGGAAAGTTTCTGGAACATTTTACCGATTACAACTGGATTCATGTTGATATGGCTGGAACAGCTTTCAGAAAAGAAAAAGATGCATACCGCCCTGCCGGAGGTACGGGTTACGGAACCCGTTTACTCTACAATTTTCTGAAATCGCATATTCAGTAA